Proteins encoded by one window of Equus przewalskii isolate Varuska chromosome 24, EquPr2, whole genome shotgun sequence:
- the LOC139079095 gene encoding dnaJ homolog subfamily B member 3-like, with product MVNYYQVLGVPQNASSSDIKKAYHKLALQVHPDKNPENKEAAEEKFKQVAEAYEVLSDAEKRNNYDKSRGSSIKKGNREDNRNRNHLKEELWFERPHGGFQNVFEDEDLFSGDYFSIGHLGRAVRFRSSFFDVTPISDTGFSTFISPGSRPSPPSSGTFVPFVSSGMGNFRLVTTCSQIVNGKRIVTKKVLENVRRKTEVKKESLFHQIPPHHWKLMENLCY from the exons ATGGTGAATTACTACCAAGTACTAGGGGTGCCTCAAAATGCTTCCTCTTCTGATATTAAGAAGGCTTACCACAAGTTAGCTCTTCAGGTACACCCAGACAAGAACCCAGAAAACAAGGAGGCAGCTGAGGAGAAATTCAAACAAGTAGCAGAGGCCTATGAAGTCTTGTCTGACGCCGAGAAACGCAACAACTATGACAAGTCCAGAGGAAGCAGCATCAAAAAGGGAAATAGAGAagacaacagaaacagaaaccatTTGAAGGAGGAACTGTGGTTTGAGAGGCCACACGGTGGCTTTCAAAATGTCTTTGAAGATGAAGACCTCTTCTCAGGAGATTATTTTTCCATTGGCCATTTGGGTAGAGCCGTGAGATTCCGCTCCTCCTTCTTTGATGTGACCCCCATATCGGACACAGGATTTTCCACTTTTATATCCCCGGGTTCCAGACCAAGTCCCCCTTCCTCTGGGACATTTGTACCCTTTGTAAGCAGTGGAATGGGAAACTTCAGACTGGTGACCACTTGTAGCCAGATAGTGAATGGCAAGAGGATCGTTACaaagaaagttttagaaaatgtgAGGAGAAAGACTGAAGTGAAGAAAGAAAGCCTATTTCATCAGATTCCTCCACATCATTG GAAATTGATGGAAAATCTCTGCTATTGA